The Acidobacteriota bacterium genome contains the following window.
CCATTGGTGCAAGAGCCTATTACTATCTGATCAACCTTCTTTCCCTCGACTTCATGGAGTGGCTTCACGTTGTCCACGGTGTGGGGACAGGCGATCATGGGCTCCAGCATGGAAGCATCTACCTCGATGACCTTATCGTAAATTGCATCTGCGTCGGGTCCAAAGAAACCCGTCTGATCAGTGAGGATTATCTCTTTTAACCCGGCTTCCTCTCTCAAATAGCGGATGGTTTCTATATCGGGCGGAACAATGCCTGACGTGGCGCCTGCCTCGACGGACATGTTGCAGAGGACCAATCGTCCCGAAGTTGACATCTTCCTGATGGCTGGACCATGAAATTCGATGACTTTGAAGTTTGCCCCCTCTGCCGAGATCTTTCCGATCAAATAGAGGATCAGATCTTTTGGTGAAACCCACTTCCTGAAAGCACCGTTCACGACGACCTTAATCGTCCCCGGAACTTCAATGTTCAGGACTTTCCCGAGTGCCCAGACAGACGCCATCTCCGTTGCGCCGATTCCAAAAGAGAAAGCGCCCAGCGCACCGTGGCTCGTCGTATGGCTGTCGGTTCCGACGATCAGGCATCCCGGGTGAACGTAGCCATTCTCTGCTAGGATCTGATGGCAGATGCCCCCTTCATCTCCGCGAATGTCATGGAATTTCGTGATGCCCTGCTCCGCTATGAAATTTCTCACCCTCTTTTGATTGATCGCCGTTTTCGAACTCTCGGCGGGAACGCGATGGTCGAAGATGATGGCGATCCTTGAGGGATCCCAGACTCCTGGTTTGAGCCCAGTTCCCCTGAATATCTCGAGGAACTGGTTGATAACCAGGGCGGCGTTATCGTGAGACATCGCGAGGTCAACCGCTGGCTCAAGGAGATCACCAGCCTTGACGGAAGATTGTTCCGTGGCTTTCGCCAGGATCTTCTCCACCATTGTCATTCCCATATCTCTCTCCAAATCCTAAATCATTTGCTAAACAACCTTCTTATCTCTCAGGGCTCCGATCTCATCTTTTGTGTAGCCCAGTTCGGTGAGGATCTCTTCGGTGTGGGCGGAGAGGCGAGGAGGCGGAGCATCGATACTCCCAGGAGTCTTCTCGAACTTCGCGCTCAGGTTAAAGAGCTTGACTCCGCCGATGCCGGGCACATTGACTTCTCTGATCGTCCCGCGGTGCTTGATCTGATCCTGCAGCAGAGCATCTTCGAGCTTCAGAATTTCGCCGGAAGGGATCTCCCGTTCATTGAGGACCTCGGCCCAGTGCGTCGTTGTCTTTTCCATCAACTTCTCTTCGAGAATAGGCGTCAATTCCTTACGATTGGCTTTTCGCGTGTCCCGTTCCTGGAAGCGCGGGTCGCTCTTAAGCCAGGCCAGGTTCAGGATATCGGTTAGAGCCTCCCACTGTTTCTGCTCGTTGGCGGCGATGTTGATGTAGCCGTCTTTCGTGCGGAAGGTCCCAGAAGGAGCCGCCGTGAAGTTGTCATTCCCCATCAGAACCGGCTGCTTCTTTCCGATCAGAAGATTGGCAGCGACCCAGCCCATCAGGGGCATGATGGAGTCTATCATCGCAATATCGATGAACTGACCTTCTCCGGTCCTCTCACGATGGAACATGGCAGCCATGATGGCAAAAGCCGCATTCAGTCCACCGACAGTATCGCATACTGGAAAGCCGCAGCGCAGAGGATTTAGCCTCTCATCTCCATTGATCGCCATGACTCCGCTCAGTCCCTGGATGATCTGGTCATAAGCAGGCTTGAAGGCGTCCGGTCCTGTCTGCCCGAATCCCGAGATGGCACAGTAGATAAGACTGGGATTGATCTCTCGCAGTCTCTCGTAGCCGAGGCCCAGGCGTTCCATGACACCAGGACGGAAATTCTCAACGACGACGTCCGCCGTCTTGACGATCTTTCGGAAGATATCCTTCCCTTCATCCAACTTCAGGTTCAGGGTCAGCGATTTCTTGTTGGCGTTCTGTGCGAGGAAGCTCGTCCCCATCAGTTGCTTGTTGAGATTGGGAGCCGCTCCCAGTTTGCGGGCAAGGTCTCCGCCGGATGGATTCTCAATCTTTATGACTTCTGCACCGAGGAGCGCCAGATGAATCGTGGCGAAT
Protein-coding sequences here:
- a CDS encoding 3-isopropylmalate dehydratase large subunit is translated as MGMTMVEKILAKATEQSSVKAGDLLEPAVDLAMSHDNAALVINQFLEIFRGTGLKPGVWDPSRIAIIFDHRVPAESSKTAINQKRVRNFIAEQGITKFHDIRGDEGGICHQILAENGYVHPGCLIVGTDSHTTSHGALGAFSFGIGATEMASVWALGKVLNIEVPGTIKVVVNGAFRKWVSPKDLILYLIGKISAEGANFKVIEFHGPAIRKMSTSGRLVLCNMSVEAGATSGIVPPDIETIRYLREEAGLKEIILTDQTGFFGPDADAIYDKVIEVDASMLEPMIACPHTVDNVKPLHEVEGKKVDQIVIGSCTNGRLDDLAIAAEILKGEKIARSVRMLIFPASARIYRQALEKGYIADFLKSGAVIMNSGCGPCLGVHQGALADGDVALATTNRNFKGRMGNSDAEVYLCSPAVAAASAITGVITSPETLFIAVSKNKKISRNRRSQAEL
- a CDS encoding CaiB/BaiF CoA-transferase family protein, encoding MKILSGIRIIDLTNVLAGPFATIHLALLGAEVIKIENPSGGDLARKLGAAPNLNKQLMGTSFLAQNANKKSLTLNLKLDEGKDIFRKIVKTADVVVENFRPGVMERLGLGYERLREINPSLIYCAISGFGQTGPDAFKPAYDQIIQGLSGVMAINGDERLNPLRCGFPVCDTVGGLNAAFAIMAAMFHRERTGEGQFIDIAMIDSIMPLMGWVAANLLIGKKQPVLMGNDNFTAAPSGTFRTKDGYINIAANEQKQWEALTDILNLAWLKSDPRFQERDTRKANRKELTPILEEKLMEKTTTHWAEVLNEREIPSGEILKLEDALLQDQIKHRGTIREVNVPGIGGVKLFNLSAKFEKTPGSIDAPPPRLSAHTEEILTELGYTKDEIGALRDKKVV